Proteins co-encoded in one Megalops cyprinoides isolate fMegCyp1 chromosome 1, fMegCyp1.pri, whole genome shotgun sequence genomic window:
- the LOC118788443 gene encoding macrophage-expressed gene 1 protein-like: MRSDGYCRATSNNNINECKKTANVPGLGVLPGGGWDNLRNMDMGRVMNMNYSLCQTTEDGVYLLPDQVFTVPQKSTKVEINSEIIESWLEQTSTTARSINLEVSFNPVLQGKFSVENERMKKHQVKENTCTSRTQVRNFIYSVKARPGFALDPIFISRVTDIANALENNETRLAAYLSETLVLDYGTHVLTSVDAGAILMKEDYLRKSFVLKNKNNSLSLSARVSFFITVDTGLQGSLWRFDTDAYEANIIYSLILSHGGVPFYPRISLKTWQQSISNNLVAIDRSGLPLHFFLNKQTLPDLPDPTILKLASAVSQAIQRYYTVNTHPGCTDPGSSNYNYQANVDDQSCGGVTKNLSLGGVFQRCTPLTNDPEALEMCKTLTQKNPQTGDLSCMQPYIQAHLRTEEREQGYSEFECRQVCHTCWLLFTCCKDACGEVYHMHRVRVETYWCAGDNIIVPRTPGYLFGGLYGPKLVNPLTKSKGCPGEFVPFTLTSEGLKICLSGNHETDARFAVPFGGLFSCEAGNPMAGGDSRCPAGFTQHSAGVSDGCDLLFCTSSDAFSKEEPARIRLPPYTRRPLEVQNGTETVAVVSEDGEAWVRNAGMKYWKKASIDKAQDMVEEFTLSAAPLEKGVLRMTLAFLMSAAVMIP, translated from the exons ATGAGATCAGACGGCTACTGCAG AGCCACatcaaacaacaacatcaatgaatgcaaaaaaacagccaatgtGCCGGGGCTAGGGGTGCTGCCCGGTGGAGGCTGGGACAACCTGAGGAACATGGACATGGGCCGGGTCATGAACATGAATTACTCCCTTTGCCAGACCACGGAGGACGGGGTGTACCTCCTGCCAGACCAAGTGTTCACTGTGCCGCAGAAGTCCACCAAGGTGGAGATCAACTCTGAGATCATCGAGAGCTGGTTGGAGCAGACCAGCACCACAGCCAGGTCCATAAACCTAGAGGTGTCCTTCAATCCTGTACTCCAAGGCAAATTCTCTGTGGAGAACGAGAGGATGAAGAAGCACCAGGTGAAGGAGAACACCTGCACCAGCCGGACACAG gtGCGTAATTTCATCTACAGTGTGAAAGCTCGCCCAGGCTTTGCCTTGGACCCAATATTCATAAGCCGGGTGACTGACATTGCCAACGCCCTTGAGAACAATGAGACCCGTTTGGCAGCATACCTTTCTGAGACCCTGGTGCTGGACTATGGCACACACGTCCTCACCTCTGTGGATGCTGGTGCCATTCTGATGAAGGAAGACTACCTCAGAAAGTCCtttgtgctgaaaaacaaaaacaactcatTGTCCTTGTCTGCCCGGGTCTCTTTCTTTATAACAGTGGACACGGGACTGCAAGGCAGTCTCTGGAGATTTGACACCGATGCCTATGAGGCAAATATAATCTACTCCCTCATCCTCAGCCATGGAGGCGTCCCCTTCTACCCCCGCATCTCTCTGAAGACATGGCAACAGAGCATCAGCAATAATCTGGTGGCCATTGACCGCTCAGGACTTCCTCTTCACTTCTTCCTCAACAAGCAAACCCTCCCTGACCTCCCAGATCCCACCATCCTGAAGCTGGCCAGCGCTGTGTCCCAGGCCATTCAACGCTACTACACTGTCAACACCCACCCCGGCTGCACTGATCCTGGCTCCAGTAACTACAACTACCAGGCTAACGTGGACGACCAATCCTGTGGGGGCGTAACAAAGAACCTAAGCCTTGGAGGGGTGTTCCAGCGGTGTACCCCCCTCACCAACGACCCAGAGGCTCTGGAGATGTGCAAGACCCTGACCCAGAAAAACCCACAGACTGGGGATCTGAGCTGCATGCAGCCTTACATCCAAGCCCAcctgaggacagaggagagggagcaaggCTACAGCGAGTTTGAGTGCAGACAAGTCTGCCAcacctgctggctgctgttcaCATGTTGCAAGGACGCATGTGGCGAGGTGTACCACATGCACCGCGTGAGGGTGGAGACCTACTGGTGCGCCGGCGACAACATCATCGTGCCCCGTACCCCGGGTTACCTCTTTGGGGGACTGTATGGTCCCAAGCTGGTAAACCCCCTCACTAAGTCGAAGGGGTGTCCTGGTGAGTTTGTGCCCTTCACCCTGACGTCGGAGGGCCTGAAGATCTGCCTCAGCGGCAATCACGAGACGGACGCGCGTTTCGCGGTGCCGTTCGGGGGGCTGTTCAGCTGCGAGGCGGGCAACCCCATGGCGGGCGGGGACTCTCGGTGCCCGGCCGGGTTCACCCAGCACTCGGCCGGTGTCAGCGATGGGTGCGATTTGCTGTTCTGCACCAGCTCAGATGCGTTCTCCAAGGAGGAGCCCGCGCGTATCCGTCTTCCTCCTTATACCCGCCGTCCGCTGGAGGTTCAAAACGGCACCGAAACCGTGGCTGTTGTTAGTGAGGATGGCGAGGCTTGGGTCAGAAATGCGGGCATGAAGTATTGGAAAAAGGCCTCCATAGATAAAGCCCAGGACATGGTGGAGGAGTTCACCCTGTCTGCGGCTCCGCTGGAGAAGGGTGTGTTAAGAATGACACTGGCCTTCCTTATGTCAGCAGCTGTGATGATTCCGTAG